In Bernardetia litoralis DSM 6794, the genomic window TTTTTCTTCTTAAAAAATCTATAATATGCTTACAGTACGTCCAGTTTGAGGTAAAGTGTTGCATTGGAAAAGGGATTTTTAATAAATAAGTTCCTTCAAATAAATAAATATAAATATTCATGGGGGAAGTTATTTTATTTTTCGTCAAGTAATAAAGCAACCATAAATATATACCTTTTTCACACTTTATCATTTAAAAAAAATAACCTAATGGCTCAGACAAAAATCACTTTATTTTTCTCACTCCTCTTTTTTGCGATATTAAATACTGCAACAGCACAGGAAAACAGTTCTCAAAAATCATCTTTCAAAAAAAATACGATTGGCATGCAAGCTGGTTACACACAGAGTTATATTAAAGATCTCAATTATTCTCCTCTCAATTATTCTGCTCAAGGATTTAATATAGGATTGAGTTATGAGCGAATTACAAAAAAAGAAAATCTTTTTTTCTTAAAAACTGATTTTTCTTCTTCTACTCTTTCACATAAAATATCAGATAAATTTGATGCAGACAGGTATTTAGTTAATCTAGAAATAGGTTATCTCAAAAATATTCATCTCTCAAATGAAAAATTAAATTTGAAAATAGGAGGAAGTTATCATAGTTATATTGATGCTACTTTTTTTGATGGTATAGAAGCGATTACATTTTTTACATTACACGGAGTTGATATTTCGACTCGTTTTTCGTATCAAATAAGCTCTAAAAAACGACTTACTACTTCGCTTTCTGTTCCTGTTTTTGGTCTTTTAGTTCGTCCTCCATACACAGGTTGGGACAAGTTTATTATTGAAAGTCAAGATACTCCTGCAAAAGTATTTTTTAGAGGAGATTTGGCTTCTATCAATAAATATGTTGCTCTAAATTGGAATCTAAATTATTCCTATTCATTAAGCCCAAAGTGGAATCTGTCAGCTCAATATCAACTTAGATATTACAAAACAAAGGAACTTGATTTGGCAAAATATTTAACGAATCAGCTAAGTTTTGGTGCAAATTTTAAATTTTAATCTCCTTTCTAAACTAATTTTCAAATTTTATAAAATACAGGTAATCATGCAAACCATTCAAAAAAACTACTTTGCTATTCCGTTATTTTTTCTATTTATTTTTCTTTTCACTTCTTGTCAAGAATTGATATTAGGAGAGGAAGAAACTAACACACCAGAAAATAATTTTGAAATTTTCTGGAAAGATTTTGATGAACATTATAGTTTGTTTTCAATAAAAAATTCTAATTGGGATAGTATTTATACTGTTTATCGTCCACAAATAAATGAACAAACTACTAATGAAGAGCTTTTTACTACTTTTACTACAATGATAGAATACTTAGATGATTCACATACAGCTGTTTACACACCTTATGGAAATTCAACATTTTATTCTGGAACAAAAGGAGATGATAGAGTAAGAGAAGAATTTAGTTTTGAACTTTTAACAGATAAATACCTTGAGAATATTACTCGTGTTCCTGTTTATGACCCAGATGATGTTTACGGATATGCAAAAATTAAAGATAAAGATATTGGCTATATTTATTTAAATGGAATGGAGATTACGACCATAGATGCAATGCACCATCTGATAGATGAAACCAAAAATTATAAAGCTATTATTTTAGATATCCGAAGTAATTTTGGTGGAGATGATGCTGCTTCTAGAGCTATTGCAGGAAGATTTGCTGATGAGAGAAATTTTGTTTATACTGAACAGTACCGAAACGGTAAAAATAAAACTGATTTTTCTGAAAAAGTAGAGCGTTATACTAAACCTTCTGACAAAGAGCGTTTCTTAAAGCCTGTTATTATTCTGACAGACAACATAACTATAAGTGCAGCCGAAATTTTTTTACTTCATATGAAGTCATTTTCTCATGTAACTCAAATTGGAGATACTACTTCAGGTAGTTTTTCTACTGTTAGTATGCGACGTTTTCTTCCAAATGGTTTTCAATATCAATATTCGATAATGAAACTTTTATTACCAAATGGAAAAAGTTTAGAGGGAATAGGACATGTGCCTGACATTCAAATTAGAAATACAGTAAATGATATTGAGAATCAAAACGATAAAGTTATCGAAAAAGCAATCGATTATTTATTAGAAGAATATGGAATTGAGTAATTTTATTGACTTTGCTCTATAAAAAAAAGAGAAATAACAGTTTCAAAAAAACTATTATTTCTCTTTTTCACTATGTTCAGGAAAAGACGTGTCTTTTCCCTACAATAAAACTTTGCCGTTGTCGGTGTCCTCACCGACGACAATATTTACCAATAAAATTACTTTCTAATCAAAGCACCTTCTTTTTCATAGGCTGAAATTAGTCGTTGCATTGTTTTTTCAATTGTTTTTTCGTCTAATGTTTTATTTGTGTCTTGCAATGAGAATGCAACAGAATATGATTTTTTGCCTTCTTCCATTTTATCGCCTTCATAAATATCAAATACAGAAACATTTTGTAAAATTTTTCTTTCTGTTTTTTGAGCTATTTTCTGAACATCAGCAAAGGAAACTTTTTTATCTAAAACAATAGACAAATCACGACGAACAATAGGAAATTTTGAAAGAGCCGAAAATTCTCTTGGTTTGATTTTTAGACCTAAAAGAACTTCCCAACGAATTTGAGCAAAGAAAACATCTGTGTTTGTATCCGTCAATTTACAAAGTTTTTTCTTTACTAATCCCATTTTTAAAATTTGCTGACTGCTGTCTCTACCTGTTCTTTTGGTAAGTTCAATGCCGTATTGAAGTTCATTATCTTCACTCAATTTGCTTTGGTCAAAATCAGCAACATCAAATCCGACAGCTCTCATAATTCTTTGAACAACACTAGAAAGTTGAAAATAATCAACTGGAGTAGCTTTAGCATTCCACGAAGTAGGCGTTTGTCCTGCTAATAAAATTCCTAATTGCCACTCTTCAAAATATTTATGTTGTTCGTCTTTTGGTTCTTCTATTTTAGAATAAACCTTTCCAAACTCAAAGCCTTTAATGAGTTCTTCTTGTCTGTTCAAATTTCTTGTGATACTTTCCAAACCACCAAAAAGCAAACTCTGACGCATTACATCTAAATCTACACTCAATGGATTGAGCATTTTTACGCTGCTAGATTCTATTCCTAAAGCCTTTGCATAATTAGAAGAAGTAAGAGAATTATTCATCATCTCTGAAAAACCCATTCCTACTAAAATATCAGCCGTTTTCTTACGAATTTCTTGGTCTTTTGAGATGGAAGGCGCAATATAATCAGTCGCTGCTGTTTGTGGAAATTCAATATTATTCAATCCATAAATACGCAAAACTTCTTCAGCAATATCGGCAGGTTTCAAAACATCAACACGATAAGTAGGAACTGAAACAATTATTGTGTCTTCTGTTTCATTAGAAATTTTAATATCTAAATCTGTCAAAATTTGTTTTACGGTTTCCTTTGGAATATCATTTCCAATAAGTCTATTCAAATAATTATAAGAAACTTCAAAGCTAGGAATTTCAATTTCTTGAGGATACAAATCTGTAACTTCACTAAAAATAGTTTTTTCTGTTCCAGCAATTTCTTGAATTAATAAAGCTGCATATTTTAATGGATGAAGCGTATTATTTGGGTCAGTTCCACGAGCAAAACGGAAAGAAGCATCTGTAAAAAGGTCGTGAATTTTGGAAGTTTTACGAACAAAATCAGGCGAAAAATAAGCCGATTCTAAAAAGATATTTGTTGTAGAATCAGAAACTCCAGAATCTGCCCCACCAAAAACACCAGCTATACAAAGAGGATTCAATTCAGAATCACAAATCACTAAATCGCTTTCTGCTAATTTATAAGTTTCTTTATCTAAGGCTACAAATTCTTTTCCCTTCTCTAAAGTAGAAACTACAATTTTATTTCCTTTAACTTTATCAGCATCAAAGGCGTGTAAAGGCTGACCGAAAGAATGCAAAACATAGTTTGTAATATCCACTACATTATTGATTGACTTCTGTCCAATAGATTCCAAAGCCATTTTGAGCCACGCTGGAGAATCTGAAACTTTTACATTTTTGATTGTAATTCCTGAATATCTTGGACAAGCCTCAGCATTTTTAATTTCTACCTGAACAGCATCCGTTTTATTAATTTCTTTCTTTAAAGTATCAAATTTATCAACGCTAGGTATAGAAATTTCACGCTTCAAACGAGCTTTCAAATCTCTAGCTGTTCCGTAATGCGAAGCTGCATCTACACGATTAGGCGTAAGTCCAATTTCTAAAACGGTATCATTTTGCAAATCAAAAATCTTACTAGCAGGAGTTCCGTTTTTGGCTTGTGCTTTTTCGCCTTCTAAAACCAAAATTCCGTCGTGTCCTTTTCCTAATCCTAGTTCATCTTCGGCACAAATCATTCCTTGAGAAACTTCTCCTCTGATTTTTCCTTTTTTGATTTTGAATGGCTCTCCTTCTTCTGGATAAAGCATTGTTCCAATTGTAGCAACAATTACTTTTTGTCCTTTGGCTACATTTTCAGCACCACAAACGATTGATAAATTTTCTTCTACTCCAATATCAACAGTTGTACAATTTAAATGGTCAGAATTTGTATGAGGTTCACAAGTCAAAACTTCGCCCACTACAAAACCTTCTAAACCACCTTTTATTTGTTCGAAAGTTTCGATTCCTTCTACTTCTAATCCTGTTTCGGTAAGGTATTCTGCAATTTTTTCGGCAGATTCTTCTAATTGAATGTATTTTTTGAGCCAGCTAAGTGAAATATTCATAGTTTATAATATCAATTCTAGACCCTAAGGGTTTTTAAAACCCTTAGGGTCTGATTATAGTTGTTTTTTATAGATGCGAAGGTAAGAAGTTTTTTGGAAATTATCTATACTAGAGTTTATCGTTATTTAGTATTTACTTTCTACACACGACTATTTTTCAAAATAGTTATTACTTCTTCGTCTGTTGTATCTCCAAAAATACCATAAAAGTCTTCAACATCTCGGAAGGATTGAAAAGGTAAAAAACTAATTATTTCATCTACATCATTTTCTAAATATTCTTTTCCATTCAGACTTGATATAGGTACTGCCAAAATTATTTTTTTGGGTTGTGCTTTTTGTAAGCTCATAATTGTAGCCTTCAATGTTACTCCCATAGCTATTCCATCATCCACCACTATCACAGTTTTTCCTTTGATAGTTTGCTCTTTTTGATATTCTCTAAATTTATCTTTTCGTCTTTGCAATTCAGTCAATTCTTCCTCTATAATTCCCTTAAAATCCTCTGCAACTAATCCTTGTTTTGTCAAAACAGTTTCTTTAAATACTACTTCTCCCATTTGTGTTATTGCTCCTGCGCCCAATTCTCTATTATTGGGACAACCAATTTTTCTAACAACAATAAAATCTAAGGGTAAATCTAAAAAATTTGCTACCTCACTAGCTACCACTAAACCACCTCTTACGACACCAATAACAATAGTATCATTACTTTTTTGATAGTCGATAAGTTTGTGAGCTAATTTTTGACCTGCATCTGTTCGGTTTTGAAAGTCTGGCATTTTTATTTAGTTTTTTTAAATTATAGGGAAGGTTCATAAAAACTTTGTCAGTAGTTTTTTTTGGTAATCCAAAATAACTTTGATAATAGTTTGGAGCAAAAGTACTTATTTTTTAAGGTATTGACAGCTTTGTGAAAGGATTGTCAGAGTTAAATTTTTTTAATCTAAAATCTAAACAGAAACTCCCTCTTCCTTAATCTCCAAAAATTCGTTACAAACTCTTTCAATCATTTCTTTAGAAATATCTAAATGTGTAACAATTCTGAGCCATTCTTTGCCAAAAGAAGAAACTAAGATTCCTTTTTTTGCTAATTCAATTTTGAATTTTTCTGATGAATAAGAAGATTCAATTCTAAACAAAACAATGTTTGTTCCTTCAAAAATAACTTCTTCTACTAGCTTATTTTGCTTTAAAGATTCGGCTATCTTTCCAGCATTCTGATTGTCTTCTTTTAGTTTTTCTATGTTGTTGTTAAGGGCATAAATTCCTGCTGCTGCCAAAAAACCAGACTGACGCATTCCACCTCCCAAAACTTTTCTCACTCGTTTTGCTTGATGAATAAGTTCTTTGTTTGCTAGTAAAACAGAACCCACAGGCGCACCCAATCCCTTCGAAAGACAAACCGAAATTGTATCAAAATACTGTCCTAATTCTTTTGCAGATTGATTTCTATACACCAAAGCATTAAAAATTCTTGCTCCATCTAAGT contains:
- a CDS encoding S41 family peptidase; the encoded protein is MQTIQKNYFAIPLFFLFIFLFTSCQELILGEEETNTPENNFEIFWKDFDEHYSLFSIKNSNWDSIYTVYRPQINEQTTNEELFTTFTTMIEYLDDSHTAVYTPYGNSTFYSGTKGDDRVREEFSFELLTDKYLENITRVPVYDPDDVYGYAKIKDKDIGYIYLNGMEITTIDAMHHLIDETKNYKAIILDIRSNFGGDDAASRAIAGRFADERNFVYTEQYRNGKNKTDFSEKVERYTKPSDKERFLKPVIILTDNITISAAEIFLLHMKSFSHVTQIGDTTSGSFSTVSMRRFLPNGFQYQYSIMKLLLPNGKSLEGIGHVPDIQIRNTVNDIENQNDKVIEKAIDYLLEEYGIE
- the pheT gene encoding phenylalanine--tRNA ligase subunit beta, which encodes MNISLSWLKKYIQLEESAEKIAEYLTETGLEVEGIETFEQIKGGLEGFVVGEVLTCEPHTNSDHLNCTTVDIGVEENLSIVCGAENVAKGQKVIVATIGTMLYPEEGEPFKIKKGKIRGEVSQGMICAEDELGLGKGHDGILVLEGEKAQAKNGTPASKIFDLQNDTVLEIGLTPNRVDAASHYGTARDLKARLKREISIPSVDKFDTLKKEINKTDAVQVEIKNAEACPRYSGITIKNVKVSDSPAWLKMALESIGQKSINNVVDITNYVLHSFGQPLHAFDADKVKGNKIVVSTLEKGKEFVALDKETYKLAESDLVICDSELNPLCIAGVFGGADSGVSDSTTNIFLESAYFSPDFVRKTSKIHDLFTDASFRFARGTDPNNTLHPLKYAALLIQEIAGTEKTIFSEVTDLYPQEIEIPSFEVSYNYLNRLIGNDIPKETVKQILTDLDIKISNETEDTIIVSVPTYRVDVLKPADIAEEVLRIYGLNNIEFPQTAATDYIAPSISKDQEIRKKTADILVGMGFSEMMNNSLTSSNYAKALGIESSSVKMLNPLSVDLDVMRQSLLFGGLESITRNLNRQEELIKGFEFGKVYSKIEEPKDEQHKYFEEWQLGILLAGQTPTSWNAKATPVDYFQLSSVVQRIMRAVGFDVADFDQSKLSEDNELQYGIELTKRTGRDSSQQILKMGLVKKKLCKLTDTNTDVFFAQIRWEVLLGLKIKPREFSALSKFPIVRRDLSIVLDKKVSFADVQKIAQKTERKILQNVSVFDIYEGDKMEEGKKSYSVAFSLQDTNKTLDEKTIEKTMQRLISAYEKEGALIRK
- a CDS encoding phosphoribosyltransferase, with amino-acid sequence MPDFQNRTDAGQKLAHKLIDYQKSNDTIVIGVVRGGLVVASEVANFLDLPLDFIVVRKIGCPNNRELGAGAITQMGEVVFKETVLTKQGLVAEDFKGIIEEELTELQRRKDKFREYQKEQTIKGKTVIVVDDGIAMGVTLKATIMSLQKAQPKKIILAVPISSLNGKEYLENDVDEIISFLPFQSFRDVEDFYGIFGDTTDEEVITILKNSRV
- a CDS encoding threonine aldolase family protein; the protein is MNIKNIDLRSDTFTLPSKEMKEAMMNAKVGDDVWDEDPTVKELETKIANLFGHEAALFCPSGTMTNQIALKILTQPQDDIICDIRSHIYQYEGGGIAYNSLCSVRLLQGEKGILTTQMIEEAIMPDDIHFPRSRVVALENTVNKAGGSSYKLEEIKAISELCKKNNLKLHLDGARIFNALVYRNQSAKELGQYFDTISVCLSKGLGAPVGSVLLANKELIHQAKRVRKVLGGGMRQSGFLAAAGIYALNNNIEKLKEDNQNAGKIAESLKQNKLVEEVIFEGTNIVLFRIESSYSSEKFKIELAKKGILVSSFGKEWLRIVTHLDISKEMIERVCNEFLEIKEEGVSV